The Leptospira koniambonensis sequence AGGATCTTCTGGTCTTTATATTCGAATTTTCTGATATTTCCTTGGAAATAAGAAAGAGCCTTTTTAGCTGTAAAAACTGCCTCTTCTTCATTCTTCACAAGAATATCAATTACACCATTTTTGGTTTGGACATCTGCAGGACCAATTTCTTCCGCAGAAAAATTACCAAGTCCTCCACTCTTAACCATAACTGGTCCACCCATTCCTATATTAGAATCTTCTGTAGCGATCCTAATATCGCTTGCGCCGAATAATGCAGCATTCCCCGCAAAACATCTTCCTGCAGCGATGGCGATCCTCAGACTTTTTCCTTTTAAACCTGCATATTTACGAAATGTATGTAGATCCAAACCAGCAACTGCTGGCACATCCACTTCTCCGGGACGACCTCCCCCGCCTTCTGTAAAAAACACCAAAGGAAGTTTTTGGCTTTCTACCATTTCCAGAAATCGATCCGTTTTTTTATGGCCTATTGCACCTTGGGTTCCCATAAAAACTGTATAATCATAAGCTAATACAGAAACTCTTGATACATGAGGCTCAAATAGTTCTGCATTCACTGTGCCAAGTCCTGCAATCAGCCCATCTGCAGGACTTAGTTTGATCAATTCTTCGAGAGTTCTTCTTCTTCGTTGGGCAGCAATTGCGAGACTTCCGTATTCTATAAAACTTCCTGGATCACAAAGATCTGCCACATTCTCTCTTGCAGTCCTTTGCCCTCTTTTATGACGTTTGGAAACTGCCTGGGTCCTGGAAATATCTTCATTCAAATATAAACGATCTAAAACTTCTTTCAGGTCAGGACGAATTCGATTCGGATCGATCTCCTCTTCATTTTGCTGTGAAGAATGTTCCAAATCTTCTGCCCGGATCCAAACCAGTGTTTCTCCTTCCGAAACAACCTTTCCTGGCTTGATCAAAACTCTTTCAATGATACCAGTAATTTCAGAATGCAAAAGATGTTCCATCTTCATGGAAGAAAGAAGTGCAATCTTTTCTCCTTTTCTGATCTGCTCTCCTTCTTTAGGATAAATTTCGATCAGACTTCCGGTCATGGGAGAATGAAAAGAATGTAATCCTTCTGGAATGTCTTCTTTAATTTTAGAGTTTTCTAAAACTCCGTTCTGCGCAGGCTCAAAATTATATTTTTTATGTTCTATTGAATTCAAGTTTAGAAGCGTTGAAATATTCTCTTCTATAAACTTAGTCCAAACAGAATATGATTCTAATTCTTTGTTTTTGAATACATTTAGAAGAAGAGGAAGATTTGTTTTGATACCTTCTATCCTAAATTCGGATAATGCGCGATACGCTGAATGGATCAGTTTAGAGAATGTAAGACTTTTAGAATGAACGATCAACTTTGCAAGTAGTGAATCAAAATTAGGACCTAGCTCATAACCTGAATACGCAGAACTATCGACTCTGATCCCTGGACCTGAACTTGGCTCGAATACTTTTATTTTTCCAGAAGAAGGAATGATCTCTCCTTTTTGATCCCAGCTTTCTGAGTTAATCCTGATCTGGATTGCATAACCTTTAGGAGATCCTATGTTTTTCTGATCTAAACCAATCTCTTGGAAAGATTTTCCAGAAGCAATCTCCAGTTGAGCCTCTACAAGATCTACTCCCATAATTTCCTCAGTGATCGTATGTTCCACCTGCAATCTAGGATTGGATTCTATAAAATAAATTTCAGAATCAGGGTTGATCAAAAATTCAAAAGTGCCTAAGCTTCTATAAGAAAGATGAGAAGCAATTTTTAAAGAATAAGTTAG is a genomic window containing:
- a CDS encoding carboxyl transferase domain-containing protein; the protein is MKLSKLLIANRGEVSIRIARAAGALGVPTVSIYSEDDLNSRHRLTSDVSFALKGRGAKAYLDQEEIISIALREGCDSIHPGYGFLSENPDFAKRCENSKINFIGPDSKTLEILGDKLKAVQLAESLGVPTLPGLRKVIDLKEAEEFHSKNGIFLLKAISGGGGRGIRIVNNSEELATIFKSCSEEALHSFGNSNLYAEKYLPIARHVEVQVLGDGSGNILHFWDRDCSLQRKNQKLIEIAPAPFLDPKLREKILTYSLKIASHLSYRSLGTFEFLINPDSEIYFIESNPRLQVEHTITEEIMGVDLVEAQLEIASGKSFQEIGLDQKNIGSPKGYAIQIRINSESWDQKGEIIPSSGKIKVFEPSSGPGIRVDSSAYSGYELGPNFDSLLAKLIVHSKSLTFSKLIHSAYRALSEFRIEGIKTNLPLLLNVFKNKELESYSVWTKFIEENISTLLNLNSIEHKKYNFEPAQNGVLENSKIKEDIPEGLHSFHSPMTGSLIEIYPKEGEQIRKGEKIALLSSMKMEHLLHSEITGIIERVLIKPGKVVSEGETLVWIRAEDLEHSSQQNEEEIDPNRIRPDLKEVLDRLYLNEDISRTQAVSKRHKRGQRTARENVADLCDPGSFIEYGSLAIAAQRRRRTLEELIKLSPADGLIAGLGTVNAELFEPHVSRVSVLAYDYTVFMGTQGAIGHKKTDRFLEMVESQKLPLVFFTEGGGGRPGEVDVPAVAGLDLHTFRKYAGLKGKSLRIAIAAGRCFAGNAALFGASDIRIATEDSNIGMGGPVMVKSGGLGNFSAEEIGPADVQTKNGVIDILVKNEEEAVFTAKKALSYFQGNIRKFEYKDQKILRTLIPENRLRSYDIRSVISSLADTDSVLEFKKDFAKGIVTSLIRIEGRSLGLIANNPTHLGGAIDAEGAEKASEFAEFCDLNKLPILFLCDTPGFMVGPEAEKKGLVRKAAKLFEAGASLQVPVFTIILRKGYGLGAMAMAAGSFHSPVFTISWPTGEFGAMGIEGEIRTGYQKELSEVKDWKERQILFEHLVSEAYERGKAINMASYLEIDAVIDPSESRKWIVRGYNSCI